The following proteins are encoded in a genomic region of Bradyrhizobium sp. SK17:
- a CDS encoding cytochrome c produces MPRKTIVIIGLLIVAGVLYFKDDLETLASGFRVKVVDYQPPAKTVWLDQNVTAERLRWFYHADQGTRTFGIPIEWFNALEQPTLWPLFTAAPKLSETNYLGRFGFIPDTVIPGKPDPLPIGFAPSGPMADANGAPWRNPHSKADMNGVGLTCSACHTGSLSYRGTEIVIDGGPANTNLFEFQKSVGVSLLLTRFWPGRFARFAEAIVGKDASVDERMALRGQLDLVLKQYANINALENKVAANSVEEGYTRLDALNRIGNQVFSIDLNNPNNYASHSAPVHFPRIWNAPWFSWVQYDGSIMQPMVRNAGEALGVSAELNLLDESKGLYKSSARIDVLHEMERMIAGEPPSEDKGFGGLASPKWPENILGQINMDLAKKGGELYKAHCQGCHGPAIDSKALPASEAFALFKDKKRWIKNDAGQPLLDVEMIPISHIGTDSAQAEGLASRTVETPANLGIKDGGFGPALGELVEKTVDYWYDQNKTSPEDRKRINGYRPNEIQAPLAYKVRPLNGIWATPPYLHNGSVPSIYALLSPVQERPPIVYLGSREYDPKNLGYVSDDKIKNVFALDTRKRGNSNAGHEFANEKRTGVIGPELKEDERRALIEFIKTL; encoded by the coding sequence ATGCCTCGCAAGACGATCGTGATCATAGGCCTGCTGATTGTCGCCGGCGTCCTCTACTTCAAGGACGATCTCGAGACGCTGGCGAGCGGCTTCCGCGTCAAGGTCGTCGACTACCAGCCGCCGGCGAAGACCGTCTGGCTAGATCAGAATGTCACCGCCGAGCGGCTGCGCTGGTTCTACCACGCCGACCAGGGCACGCGGACTTTCGGTATCCCGATTGAATGGTTCAATGCGCTGGAGCAGCCGACGCTCTGGCCGCTGTTCACCGCGGCACCGAAGCTCAGCGAGACCAATTATCTCGGCCGCTTCGGCTTCATTCCCGACACCGTGATCCCGGGCAAGCCCGATCCGCTGCCGATCGGCTTCGCGCCGAGCGGCCCGATGGCGGATGCCAACGGCGCGCCGTGGCGCAATCCGCACAGCAAGGCCGACATGAACGGCGTCGGGCTGACTTGCTCCGCCTGCCACACCGGAAGCCTCAGCTATCGCGGCACCGAGATCGTGATCGACGGCGGCCCGGCCAACACCAACCTGTTCGAATTCCAGAAGAGCGTCGGCGTCTCGCTGCTGCTGACCCGGTTCTGGCCGGGCCGCTTCGCGCGCTTTGCCGAGGCGATCGTCGGCAAGGATGCCAGCGTCGACGAGCGGATGGCGCTGCGCGGCCAGCTCGATCTCGTGCTCAAGCAATACGCCAATATCAACGCGCTGGAGAACAAGGTCGCCGCCAACAGCGTCGAGGAAGGTTACACGCGGCTCGACGCGCTGAACCGGATCGGCAACCAGGTGTTCTCGATCGATCTCAACAATCCGAACAATTACGCCTCGCATTCGGCGCCGGTGCATTTCCCGCGGATCTGGAACGCACCTTGGTTCAGCTGGGTACAGTATGACGGCTCGATCATGCAGCCGATGGTGCGCAATGCCGGCGAGGCGCTCGGCGTCAGCGCCGAGCTCAATCTGCTCGACGAGTCCAAGGGACTTTACAAGTCGAGCGCACGGATCGACGTGCTGCACGAGATGGAGCGGATGATCGCCGGCGAGCCGCCGAGCGAGGACAAGGGCTTTGGCGGGCTGGCATCGCCGAAATGGCCGGAGAACATCCTGGGGCAGATCAACATGGATCTCGCGAAGAAGGGCGGCGAGCTCTACAAGGCGCACTGCCAGGGCTGCCACGGCCCCGCGATCGACAGCAAGGCGCTGCCGGCGAGCGAGGCCTTCGCGCTGTTCAAGGACAAGAAGCGCTGGATCAAGAACGACGCCGGCCAGCCGCTGCTCGACGTCGAGATGATTCCGATCAGCCATATCGGCACCGACAGCGCACAGGCCGAGGGCCTTGCGAGCCGCACCGTCGAGACGCCGGCCAATCTGGGGATCAAGGACGGTGGCTTCGGGCCCGCGCTCGGCGAGCTGGTCGAGAAGACCGTCGACTACTGGTACGACCAGAACAAGACGTCGCCGGAGGATCGCAAGCGCATCAACGGCTACCGGCCGAACGAGATCCAGGCGCCGCTCGCCTACAAGGTCCGTCCCCTCAACGGCATCTGGGCGACCCCGCCCTATCTGCACAACGGGTCGGTGCCGAGCATCTACGCGCTGCTGTCCCCGGTGCAGGAACGTCCCCCGATCGTCTATCTCGGCAGCCGCGAGTATGACCCGAAGAATCTCGGCTATGTCTCCGACGACAAGATCAAGAACGTGTTCGCGCTCGACACCAGGAAACGCGGCAACAGCAATGCCGGCCACGAATTCGCCAACGAGAAGCGCACCGGCGTGATCGGACCGGAGCTGAAGGAAGACGAGCGCCGCGCCCTGATCGAGTTCATCAAGACGCTGTAG
- a CDS encoding LysR family transcriptional regulator yields the protein MDTLVNLEAFLATADAGGFSAAARKLNLATSVVAKRVTQLEERIGTALFHRSTRQLRLTEAGQQYVHRARGVVADVGDLLSRMGEKQRDLSDHLRVKAPTSLTVARLADAFTIFQRQNRSVKLEIVMIDRPVDPVTEGFDIAIGAFPHSFGGVVDEPLCRLPRLVCAAPAYLRKNGTPKHPRDLVDHRCLSFLPTGPEWPFEGPRGRINVQVRPILSSNEGRVLTQSAIAGNGIALLSHYLVADALRDGALQPILAEFPIPELWVKAAVPERRIDAAAVQALLKTLKKSLSQPL from the coding sequence ATGGATACGCTGGTCAATCTCGAAGCCTTCCTCGCCACCGCCGACGCCGGCGGCTTCTCCGCCGCCGCGCGCAAGCTGAACCTCGCAACCTCGGTCGTCGCCAAGCGCGTCACCCAGCTCGAGGAGCGGATCGGCACCGCGCTGTTCCACCGCTCGACCCGCCAGTTGCGGCTGACCGAGGCCGGTCAGCAATATGTGCATCGCGCCCGCGGCGTCGTCGCCGATGTCGGCGATCTGCTGTCGCGGATGGGCGAGAAGCAGCGCGACCTCTCCGACCATCTCCGCGTCAAGGCGCCGACCTCGCTGACGGTGGCGCGGCTTGCCGATGCGTTCACGATCTTCCAGCGACAGAACCGCAGCGTGAAGCTCGAGATCGTGATGATCGATCGCCCGGTCGATCCGGTGACCGAAGGTTTCGACATCGCGATCGGCGCCTTCCCGCATTCCTTCGGCGGGGTTGTCGACGAGCCGTTGTGCCGGCTGCCGCGGCTCGTGTGCGCCGCGCCGGCCTATCTCAGGAAGAACGGCACGCCGAAACATCCGCGCGATCTGGTCGATCACCGCTGCCTCAGCTTCCTGCCCACGGGGCCGGAATGGCCGTTCGAGGGGCCGCGCGGCCGGATCAATGTCCAGGTCCGCCCGATCCTGTCGTCGAACGAGGGCCGCGTGCTGACGCAGAGTGCGATCGCCGGCAACGGCATCGCGCTGCTGTCGCATTACCTGGTCGCCGACGCACTGCGCGACGGCGCGTTGCAGCCGATCCTTGCCGAGTTTCCGATTCCGGAACTGTGGGTGAAAGCCGCCGTTCCCGAACGCCGCATCGACGCTGCCGCGGTGCAGGCACTGCTGAAGACTTTGAAAAAGTCGCTGTCGCAGCCGCTGTAA
- a CDS encoding alpha/beta family hydrolase, translated as MNASGLQPLTITVSGDSTVSALLLRPAQARAAYVFAHGAGAGMTHPSMAAISEGLAERGIATLRYQFPYMEKGSKRPDPPAVAQATVRAAAAEAARHCGELPLFAGGKSFGGRMTSQAQAKAPLAGVRGLVFLGFPLHPAGKPSSERAAHLAEVKIPMLLLQGTRDALAELDLLEPVVKGLGSRAMLHLVQEADHSFHVLKRSGRTDREVMAEVLDAFAAWVATHS; from the coding sequence TTGAACGCGTCAGGTCTCCAGCCGCTCACGATCACGGTCTCGGGCGACAGCACGGTGTCCGCGCTGCTGCTGCGACCGGCGCAGGCGCGCGCGGCCTATGTGTTCGCGCATGGTGCCGGCGCCGGCATGACGCACCCGTCGATGGCCGCGATATCGGAAGGGTTGGCGGAGCGCGGCATCGCGACGCTGCGCTATCAGTTTCCCTACATGGAGAAGGGCAGCAAGCGGCCCGATCCGCCCGCCGTCGCGCAGGCCACGGTGCGCGCCGCGGCGGCGGAGGCGGCGCGGCATTGCGGCGAACTGCCGCTGTTCGCAGGCGGCAAGTCGTTTGGCGGCCGCATGACCTCGCAGGCGCAGGCCAAGGCGCCGCTCGCCGGCGTACGCGGGCTGGTGTTCCTCGGCTTTCCGCTGCACCCCGCCGGCAAGCCGTCGAGCGAACGGGCTGCACACCTCGCCGAGGTCAAGATCCCGATGCTGCTCCTGCAAGGGACGCGCGACGCGCTGGCCGAGCTCGACCTGCTCGAGCCTGTGGTGAAGGGGCTGGGGAGCCGGGCGATGTTGCACCTGGTGCAGGAGGCCGATCACTCCTTCCATGTGCTGAAGCGCTCCGGCCGCACCGACCGCGAGGTGATGGCCGAGGTGCTCGATGCCTTCGCGGCATGGGTGGCGACACATTCGTGA
- a CDS encoding enoyl-CoA hydratase-related protein, with translation MSASPVLWSLDARGVATVTLNRPEVNNAYDGALIAGVLAAIDDLSTKPVRVVVLKGNGKHFQAGADLKWINGVRPKSSDENETASRATFEAVQRLNTLPVPTVALVQGGCFGGGTGVISACDIVIAADNALFSITEVRWGLTAAIIIPQLCDAIGVRQVRRYALTGERFGAEDARRIGLVHEVVPLSDLESAGARVVEQLLGNAPEAMAETKTLAMESSFGGMAVDDAAYKRLVHLHSAKRQTAEAAEGLASFAEKRAGRWGGGNS, from the coding sequence ATGTCGGCCAGCCCAGTCCTGTGGAGCCTCGATGCGCGCGGGGTCGCGACCGTCACGCTGAACCGGCCCGAGGTCAACAATGCCTATGATGGCGCGTTGATCGCCGGCGTGCTCGCCGCGATCGACGATCTCTCGACCAAGCCGGTGCGCGTCGTCGTGCTCAAGGGCAACGGCAAGCATTTCCAGGCCGGCGCCGACCTGAAATGGATCAACGGCGTGCGGCCGAAATCGTCTGACGAGAACGAGACGGCGTCGCGAGCCACCTTCGAGGCGGTGCAGCGCCTCAACACGCTGCCGGTCCCGACCGTGGCGCTGGTGCAGGGCGGCTGCTTCGGCGGCGGCACCGGCGTGATCTCGGCCTGCGATATCGTGATCGCGGCCGACAACGCGCTGTTCTCGATCACCGAGGTGCGCTGGGGCCTGACGGCTGCGATCATCATCCCGCAGCTCTGCGACGCCATCGGCGTGCGCCAGGTACGCCGCTACGCCCTGACCGGCGAACGATTCGGTGCGGAAGATGCGCGGCGCATCGGTCTCGTTCATGAGGTGGTGCCATTGTCCGATCTCGAAAGCGCCGGCGCCAGGGTCGTGGAACAGTTGCTCGGCAACGCGCCGGAGGCGATGGCCGAAACCAAGACGCTCGCGATGGAAAGCTCGTTCGGCGGCATGGCGGTGGACGATGCGGCCTACAAGCGTCTCGTCCATCTGCATTCGGCGAAGCGGCAGACCGCCGAGGCCGCCGAAGGGCTGGCCTCCTTTGCCGAGAAGCGCGCGGGGCGGTGGGGCGGCGGCAATTCGTAG
- a CDS encoding 2-dehydropantoate 2-reductase codes for MRICIFGAGAVGSHFAVRLARAGHEVSCVMRGPHLDAVRTNGLTLKVGDSSVTAKVKASADPAELGPQDVVISTLKATGVSALASGLLPLLERDTAIVFAQNGIPWWYDLGPPPQHPSIPDLGFLDPGGRLRRAIPKERIIGGVIFSSNEVIAPGTAANLSPERNRLLIGECDDRRSERIARLRAALNEAAIESPEVTQIRETIWSKLLTNMSMSVLCLLTGLTARGVRDDPDMQDVIPRLLDEANTVATHYIPGVKRVTRSGPAPDHKPSILQDYELGRAMEIDVLVRAPAAFARAADIATPMLDLMAALAIQKARDKGLYQG; via the coding sequence ATGCGCATTTGCATTTTCGGCGCGGGCGCCGTCGGCAGCCACTTCGCGGTCCGGCTGGCCCGCGCCGGCCACGAGGTGTCCTGCGTGATGCGAGGCCCCCATCTCGATGCGGTCAGGACCAACGGCTTGACGCTGAAGGTCGGTGACAGCAGCGTCACCGCGAAAGTCAAGGCGTCGGCCGATCCCGCCGAGCTCGGCCCGCAGGACGTCGTCATCAGCACGCTGAAGGCCACCGGAGTCAGTGCGCTCGCCAGCGGGTTGTTACCGCTGCTTGAGCGGGACACCGCAATCGTGTTCGCGCAGAACGGCATTCCCTGGTGGTACGATCTCGGCCCGCCGCCGCAGCATCCCAGCATTCCTGATCTCGGCTTCCTCGATCCCGGCGGGCGCTTGCGCCGCGCCATACCGAAAGAGCGAATCATCGGCGGCGTGATCTTCTCCTCCAACGAGGTGATCGCGCCCGGCACCGCGGCCAACCTGTCGCCGGAGCGCAACCGGCTCCTGATCGGTGAATGCGACGATCGCCGGAGCGAGCGCATCGCCCGGCTGCGCGCGGCGTTGAACGAGGCCGCGATCGAATCGCCCGAGGTCACGCAGATCCGCGAGACGATCTGGTCGAAGCTATTGACCAACATGTCGATGTCGGTGCTTTGCCTCTTGACCGGGCTGACCGCGCGCGGCGTCCGCGACGATCCTGACATGCAGGACGTGATCCCGCGGCTGCTCGACGAGGCCAACACGGTGGCGACGCACTATATCCCCGGGGTCAAGCGCGTCACCCGCTCGGGACCCGCGCCTGACCACAAGCCCTCGATCCTGCAAGACTACGAGCTCGGCCGTGCCATGGAGATCGACGTGCTGGTGCGCGCACCGGCGGCGTTTGCCCGCGCGGCTGATATTGCGACCCCGATGCTCGACCTGATGGCCGCGCTCGCGATCCAGAAGGCGCGTGACAAGGGCCTGTATCAGGGCTGA
- a CDS encoding aspartate ammonia-lyase, whose product MAESKVETNTAGAAPASGDGGGVSELAIATVRTVPIEQAQSRTEHDLLGEDDVPANALWGIHTKRAVMNFPITGVPVGHFPEFVRALALVKQAAARANKRLGYLAPEKADAIDRACTEIATDKVYAESFVVDAIQGGAGTSTNMNANEVIANVALRLMGRKPGDYHALHPNDDVNMAQSTNDAYPTALRLAVIFATQPLVRALDDLAYAFKGKAVEFADVLKMGRTQLQDAVPMTLGQEFDAFHATVKEDVARLNEISSLFREVNLGATAIGTGINADPRYAALAVEELSRLSGQPMVLASNLIEATSDLGAFVLFSGVLKRVAVKVSKICNDLRLLSSGPRTGIGEIRLPAVQAGSSIMPGKVNPVIPEVVNQVAFLVIGHDLTVTMCAEGGQLQLNAFEPTIGYCVLSSLRMLTAAIDTLTKRCVDGIEADRERCRSLVQGSIGLITALAPALGYEASSRVARRALKENRSVADIVLEEKLLTEDQLNQLLELEAMTRPARRQPVPKG is encoded by the coding sequence ATGGCCGAATCGAAGGTTGAGACCAACACCGCAGGGGCCGCGCCGGCGTCCGGCGACGGCGGCGGCGTCAGCGAGCTTGCCATCGCGACGGTCCGGACGGTGCCGATCGAGCAGGCGCAGTCCCGCACCGAGCACGACCTGCTCGGCGAGGACGATGTGCCGGCCAACGCGCTGTGGGGCATCCACACCAAGCGTGCGGTGATGAACTTTCCGATCACCGGCGTGCCGGTCGGCCATTTCCCGGAATTCGTCCGCGCGCTGGCGCTGGTGAAGCAGGCGGCGGCCCGCGCCAACAAGCGCCTCGGCTATCTCGCGCCGGAGAAGGCCGATGCGATCGACAGAGCCTGCACCGAGATCGCGACCGACAAGGTCTATGCCGAGTCCTTCGTCGTCGACGCGATCCAGGGCGGCGCCGGCACCTCCACCAACATGAACGCCAACGAGGTGATTGCCAACGTCGCGCTGCGGCTGATGGGCCGCAAGCCCGGCGACTATCACGCGCTGCATCCGAACGACGACGTCAACATGGCGCAGTCGACCAACGACGCCTATCCGACCGCGCTGCGGCTCGCGGTGATCTTCGCCACCCAGCCGCTGGTGCGCGCGCTCGACGACCTCGCCTATGCCTTCAAGGGCAAGGCGGTGGAATTCGCCGATGTGCTGAAGATGGGCCGCACCCAGCTTCAGGACGCGGTGCCGATGACGCTCGGCCAGGAGTTCGATGCCTTCCATGCCACCGTGAAGGAGGACGTCGCGCGGCTCAACGAGATCTCCTCGTTGTTCCGCGAGGTCAATCTCGGCGCCACCGCGATCGGCACCGGCATCAACGCCGATCCGCGCTATGCGGCGCTCGCGGTCGAGGAATTGTCGCGGCTGTCCGGCCAGCCGATGGTGCTGGCCTCCAACCTGATCGAGGCGACCTCCGATCTCGGCGCCTTCGTGCTGTTCTCCGGCGTGCTGAAGCGCGTCGCGGTCAAGGTATCGAAGATCTGCAACGACCTGCGCCTGCTGTCGTCGGGGCCGCGCACCGGCATCGGCGAGATCCGGCTGCCTGCGGTGCAGGCCGGCTCGTCGATCATGCCCGGCAAGGTCAACCCGGTGATCCCGGAGGTGGTCAACCAGGTCGCCTTCCTGGTGATCGGCCACGACCTGACGGTGACGATGTGCGCGGAGGGCGGCCAGCTCCAGCTCAACGCCTTCGAGCCGACCATCGGCTATTGCGTGCTGAGCTCGCTGCGCATGCTGACGGCGGCGATCGATACGCTGACCAAGCGCTGCGTCGACGGCATCGAGGCTGATCGCGAGCGCTGCCGCAGCCTGGTGCAGGGCTCGATCGGCCTGATCACGGCGCTGGCACCGGCGCTCGGCTACGAGGCCTCATCGCGCGTGGCACGCCGCGCGCTGAAGGAGAACCGCTCGGTCGCCGACATCGTGCTGGAGGAGAAGCTCCTGACCGAGGACCAGCTCAACCAGCTGCTCGAGCTCGAGGCGATGACCCGCCCGGCGCGGCGGCAGCCCGTGCCGAAGGGGTGA
- a CDS encoding aspartate/glutamate racemase family protein, whose translation MTKILIVNPNTTASMTATIATAAQAVAADGTEIIAVTSAMGPASIEGFYDEAFAIPGLIEALLKTPDADAGIIACFDDTGLDAARSAARYPVVGICEAALVTAGQLARRIGIVTTLPRSIVPLEELVRRYGFADRAAVTACDVAVLDLEKPGSGAREKLQAEIARALEKGADAIVLGCAGMADLAQALSVQFGVPVVDGVAAAVKQAEALAALKLTTSRRGAYAMPAAKAYSGLLDKFAPPLKEP comes from the coding sequence ATGACCAAGATCCTGATCGTCAATCCCAACACCACCGCGTCGATGACCGCGACCATCGCCACCGCGGCGCAGGCGGTTGCCGCTGATGGCACCGAGATCATAGCCGTCACGTCGGCGATGGGCCCCGCTTCGATCGAGGGCTTCTATGACGAGGCGTTCGCCATTCCCGGGCTGATCGAAGCGCTCCTGAAGACGCCGGATGCCGATGCCGGCATCATCGCCTGTTTCGACGACACCGGGCTCGACGCGGCGCGGTCGGCGGCGCGCTATCCGGTGGTCGGCATTTGCGAGGCGGCGCTGGTCACCGCCGGCCAGCTCGCCAGGCGGATCGGGATCGTCACCACGCTGCCGCGCTCGATCGTGCCGCTGGAGGAGCTGGTCCGCCGCTACGGCTTTGCCGATCGCGCCGCGGTCACCGCCTGCGATGTCGCGGTGCTCGATCTCGAAAAGCCGGGCTCCGGCGCGCGGGAGAAGCTACAGGCGGAAATCGCGCGAGCGCTGGAGAAGGGGGCCGATGCCATCGTGCTCGGCTGCGCCGGGATGGCCGACCTGGCCCAGGCGCTGTCGGTGCAGTTCGGCGTGCCGGTGGTCGACGGCGTGGCGGCCGCGGTGAAGCAGGCGGAGGCGCTCGCAGCCCTCAAGCTCACGACATCGCGCCGCGGCGCCTACGCGATGCCCGCGGCGAAAGCCTATTCCGGGCTGCTGGACAAGTTCGCGCCGCCTCTGAAAGAGCCGTAA
- a CDS encoding SDR family oxidoreductase: protein MHVKDKVCVVTGGASGIGEAVARAYAEAGARGVVVADLKTSRDRLASVAGDIDGLAVTADVGLEEDIKALIAAAEDKYGPVDVFFSNAGLSRKGQETASDADWDVSWRVHVMSHVFAARALVPGMLARGSGYLLNTASAAGLLASLNSMPYGVTKSAAVALAEHLAIQYGDRGIRVSVLCPQSVQTGMTTPGPSAARVDGVLQPGEVARMVIEAMAEERFLILSHPQVQEYMQRKATNRERWLSGMRRLRDRIYGGAASG, encoded by the coding sequence ATGCACGTCAAGGACAAGGTCTGCGTCGTCACCGGCGGCGCCAGCGGGATCGGCGAAGCGGTGGCGCGCGCCTATGCGGAGGCCGGCGCACGCGGCGTCGTGGTCGCCGACCTGAAGACCTCGCGCGACCGGCTCGCCAGCGTCGCCGGCGATATCGACGGGCTCGCGGTCACCGCCGACGTCGGGCTCGAGGAGGACATCAAGGCGCTGATCGCGGCCGCCGAGGACAAATATGGGCCGGTCGACGTGTTCTTCTCCAATGCCGGGCTGTCGCGCAAGGGACAGGAAACCGCATCCGATGCCGACTGGGATGTGAGCTGGCGCGTGCATGTGATGAGCCACGTGTTCGCGGCGCGGGCGCTGGTGCCGGGCATGCTGGCACGCGGCTCCGGCTATCTGCTCAACACCGCGTCTGCGGCAGGGCTGTTGGCCTCGCTGAACTCGATGCCCTACGGCGTCACCAAGAGCGCCGCGGTCGCGCTCGCGGAGCATCTGGCGATCCAGTATGGCGATCGCGGCATCCGCGTCTCCGTGCTCTGCCCGCAATCGGTACAGACCGGGATGACCACGCCGGGCCCGAGCGCGGCCCGCGTCGACGGCGTGCTGCAACCGGGCGAGGTGGCGCGGATGGTGATCGAGGCGATGGCTGAAGAGCGTTTCCTGATTCTCTCGCATCCGCAGGTGCAGGAATACATGCAGCGCAAGGCCACCAACCGCGAACGCTGGCTGTCCGGCATGCGCCGCCTGCGCGACCGGATCTATGGCGGCGCCGCGTCAGGCTGA